One Synergistaceae bacterium genomic window, CAATGACAGAAAATTTTTCGCCGATTACGCAGATTAGATTCTTGATTGACTCTAAGACTCCGACTAATAAGGCCGGTGATGTCGATCTCGGAGTCGCTTGGAAGATGCCGAAATGATAAATAAATTAGTTATCGCAACCGGTAACGCGGGAAAATTTCAAGAGTTCAAGCAGTTAGCTTCAAGTTTTGCACGAGAAATAATATTTGCTCCTGAAATTGCGAAATTAGTTGTTGATGAGACCGGCAGAAATTACCAGCAAAATGCGATGTTAAAGGCTCAGGCGTGGGCAGAAAAAATTAATTTGCCCTGTCTTGCTGATGACAGCGGACTCGAGGTTGACGCGCTTGACGGTGCGCCCGGAATTTTTTCAGCTCGGATAATGCAGGGTTCTGACGGTGATAAAGTTTCGTGGCTGTTGTCGAGTCTTAATGGCAAAATGAATCGTAATGCAAGATTTGCGACGGCTTTGGCTCTCTGCGT contains:
- the rdgB gene encoding RdgB/HAM1 family non-canonical purine NTP pyrophosphatase; its protein translation is MINKLVIATGNAGKFQEFKQLASSFAREIIFAPEIAKLVVDETGRNYQQNAMLKAQAWAEKINLPCLADDSGLEVDALDGAPGIFSARIMQGSDGDKVSWLLSSLNGKMNRNARFATALALCVPDDYTFISLGYCYGKIALSPAGSNGFGYDPVFIPDGYDKTFAELPSQIKNTISHRFNAFKKIICLLK